In the Clostridium gelidum genome, AAGCTTTAAAATTATGAAAAATAAGTAAAACCAATTAGTTAAGTGGATTTTATATGAAATAGAATTGAGAGGATGATAAAAATGAAAAATATAAATATGGGGAATAGTGGAATTGAAGCTTCAGAAATTGGACTTGGATGCATGAGAATGGCAGAACTTGAAAAGAGTGATGCAGAAAAGGTAATTAAAACTTCACTAGATGAAGGAATTAATTTTTTTGACCATGCTGATATATATGGAAGAGGAAAGTCAGAAGAGGTTTTTGCAGATGCAATTAATATGAATCCAACTATAAGAGAAAAAATGATTATTCAAACAAAATGTGCCATAGTGCCTGGAGTAATGTATGATTTTTCAAAAGAACATATTTTAAATTCAGTAGATAAAAGTTTAAAAAGATTAAATACAGATTATGTGGATACATTACTTTTACATCGTCCAGATACACTTATGGAACCAGAAGAAGTTGCAGAAGCTTTTTCTAAATTATATAAAGAGGGCAAAGTCAAAAAGTTTGGTGTAAGTAATCATAGTCCAATGCAAATTGAATTGCTAAATAAATATTTAGACAATAAAATAATTATCAATCAATTGCAATTTGGTATAATGCATACTGGAATGATAGATTCTGGATTAAATGTGAATATGAAAATAGATCCTTCAATAGATAGAGCTGGAAGTATATTAGAATATTGCCGTCTTAAGGATATAACAATTCAAGCCTGGTCTCCTTATCAATATGGATTCTTTGAAGGGGTATTTTTAGATAATGATAAATTCCCAGAATTAAATAAGAAAATAAATGAAATTGCTGAGAATAAGGGAGTAACTAATAATACAATAGCAACTGCATGGATATTAAGACATCCAGCAAAAATCCAAACAATAGTAGGTACAATGAACTCAAATCGTCTTAAGGAAATATGCAAAGCATCAGATGTAGAGTTAACAAGACAAGAATGGTATGAGATATACTTAGCAGCAGGTAATAAGTTGCCATAAATGTAAGTAAAGAAATAATAAGCTATCATAAAGTGGAATCAAATTCTATTTTATGATAGCTTATTTTATTGTAATTATATATTGCATAATAGGAGTTAGCTAATTATTAAAAATAAAATATTATAGAAATCATAATGTATAATATTAGAAATAAGGGAATTAATTTTAAAAATATACAAACAAATTAAAAAAGTTGTAATGGAATGTAAGAAACAACGTATTAACATATGTAAGCAACTTAGCTAAGTAAATAAGATTGCAAGAGGAGGAGATTAATAAGGTGGAACCAGTTACCGTTGTGGATTTTTCACACCAAAATGAAAAAATACATGAGAATATAGATAAAAGGGAAGAGTTTACAGAAATTTTTCAGCTTTATTATAAGAGAGTGTATAACTATACCTATTATAGAGTTAATTCACAGGAAGCAGCTGAAGATTTGACTAGTAATATATTTGAAAAAATTATAGTAAGATTCAATACTTATGAAAATGAAAAATCAAAATTTGAAGTTTGGATGTTTACTATTGCTAGAAACACTATAAATGATTATTTTAGAAAACAAAAAAGATATAAAATTATATCAATTGATAGTATTCTTGATTTAATGTCAAGGGACAAAGGTCCAGAAGACTTAATGATTAATAAAGAAAGAAATAATAAATTATTAGATGCACTAAATGTTTTAGATGCAAAGGAACGGAATATTATTGCATATAAATTTGGTGGGGATCTTAAAAATACAGAAATTGCAAAAATATTAAATATTAGTGAAAGTAATGTAGGAGTAAAGCTCCACCGGATTATGAAAAGATTAAAAATTGAAATGGAAAAGGAGGCTAAATAAATGAAAGAAATTAAATTTCAAGGGAAAAGAGAAGATTTTATAGAAGGTATAGATGATGAATTTCAAGATTTAGCTAGACAATTAAGTAATATGGATTTTAGTAAAGAAAGTAATAAAAATTCTGTGTTAAGTACCAATTTAAAAAATCTCAATAATGAAGGAGATAGTAATATGAAAAAAATAAACAAAATAAAGAAAACAGGTATCGCAGCAGCATCATTATTAATTGCATCAACATTATTTGCGCAAACAACTTTTGCACAAGTTGCAGTAAACAAAATTATTAAAACAATATCTTTAGGACATATAACAATGGTACAAGAAGAGGATGATGAACTTAAGGAAGTTGAGTTGCCAGATTCACTTAAAGGAAATGTTCTTGATAAAAATAAAAATCCTCTTGAAAAAATAACAAAGAATATTTATGCACAAGGTATATACACAAAGGATGGAGAAAAAATTTACAAAATTGATTTCGAAAATGGAACAATTGTAACAGAAGAACAAGCTAAACAAATTGAAGAGAAAGCAAAAGAGAATACGTTATGTGTTTCAGATAGCAGTACATTAAATCAATACACTTGCTTTGATGTTAAATTGCCTTCATATTTACCTAATGGATATACATTTGATAGAGCAGAATTTACTAAGGACGAATCAGGTAATGTAAAAGATAGCAAATATGCAGAATTATATTTTAAAAATCAAAAAACAGGAAAGGAAATATATATGCAAGAAAGATTTGCATGTGAAGAAACTAGGGCAGAAGGAGGTTCAGATGATATTGAGAAAATTAATATTAATGGTGTAGATGCTATATTATCAGACGGTAAGAATATTGATTGGGAAGCTAATAACACTGTATATAATTTAGTTGGTAAAAACATTGGTAAAGATGAAGCTATAAAAGTTGCTGAATCAATTAAATAAGGAGAAATTTAGTTAGCCAAATAAAAGGTATACACATTATAAAATACATGAAAATGTACATTTAAGAGGTCTGTAGATCCTAGTAAGATATAGGATTTACAGACTTATTTTTAATTGTTCTTTAACACTTAATTTCAGGTGTTTGTAAATAATGGAATACTTTTATTATAAGTTTTGGCTAATAATTTCTCATGGGAATTTTTTGAGATTTATAACAATTATAAATTATGGAGGTATATAATTTTGAAGAAGTTATTTGTAACACTATTACCACTGTTAATAGTAGCAATAGTACTTTATGTTATATTTAAACCTAATCCAATGGACAAGAGTATGACTTATAATAGTAATGAAAAGTCCGGTGATTGCCTAATTTTAGTAAATAAGAGTAATACATTACCTAATGATTACATACCTAAAAATTTGATAATGCCTAATGTTAAATTTGCATCATGTGCATCAAATGAGGAAAAAATGATGCAGGGTGAAGCGGCTAAAGCATTGGAAGAATTATTTAAGAGTGCTAGTAAGGAAAAGATAAACTTATATGGGTTATCAGCTTATAGATCTTATGAAACACAGAAACAAGTTTATGATAAAAGAGTAAAAACAGTAGGTAAAAAACAAGCTGATAAATATGTAGCACAACCTGGAGCTAGTGAGCATCAAACTGGACTTGCAATTGATGTAACTAATGGAGATGGTGCCAAAGATAAATTAAAAGTAGACTTTGGACAAACTAAAGAAGGAAAGTGGTTGAAATCCAATGCTCAAAATCTTGGATTTATTATGAGATATCCTATGGAAAAAGAAAATATAACGGGGTATAGTTATGAATCTTGGCATATCCGCTATGTTGGAGCAGATGTAGCTAAGAAAATAT is a window encoding:
- a CDS encoding DUF4367 domain-containing protein, which produces MKEIKFQGKREDFIEGIDDEFQDLARQLSNMDFSKESNKNSVLSTNLKNLNNEGDSNMKKINKIKKTGIAAASLLIASTLFAQTTFAQVAVNKIIKTISLGHITMVQEEDDELKEVELPDSLKGNVLDKNKNPLEKITKNIYAQGIYTKDGEKIYKIDFENGTIVTEEQAKQIEEKAKENTLCVSDSSTLNQYTCFDVKLPSYLPNGYTFDRAEFTKDESGNVKDSKYAELYFKNQKTGKEIYMQERFACEETRAEGGSDDIEKININGVDAILSDGKNIDWEANNTVYNLVGKNIGKDEAIKVAESIK
- a CDS encoding M15 family metallopeptidase; amino-acid sequence: MKKLFVTLLPLLIVAIVLYVIFKPNPMDKSMTYNSNEKSGDCLILVNKSNTLPNDYIPKNLIMPNVKFASCASNEEKMMQGEAAKALEELFKSASKEKINLYGLSAYRSYETQKQVYDKRVKTVGKKQADKYVAQPGASEHQTGLAIDVTNGDGAKDKLKVDFGQTKEGKWLKSNAQNLGFIMRYPMEKENITGYSYESWHIRYVGADVAKKIYNKHMVLEEYLKNK
- a CDS encoding sigma-70 family RNA polymerase sigma factor; the encoded protein is MEPVTVVDFSHQNEKIHENIDKREEFTEIFQLYYKRVYNYTYYRVNSQEAAEDLTSNIFEKIIVRFNTYENEKSKFEVWMFTIARNTINDYFRKQKRYKIISIDSILDLMSRDKGPEDLMINKERNNKLLDALNVLDAKERNIIAYKFGGDLKNTEIAKILNISESNVGVKLHRIMKRLKIEMEKEAK
- a CDS encoding aldo/keto reductase, which encodes MKNINMGNSGIEASEIGLGCMRMAELEKSDAEKVIKTSLDEGINFFDHADIYGRGKSEEVFADAINMNPTIREKMIIQTKCAIVPGVMYDFSKEHILNSVDKSLKRLNTDYVDTLLLHRPDTLMEPEEVAEAFSKLYKEGKVKKFGVSNHSPMQIELLNKYLDNKIIINQLQFGIMHTGMIDSGLNVNMKIDPSIDRAGSILEYCRLKDITIQAWSPYQYGFFEGVFLDNDKFPELNKKINEIAENKGVTNNTIATAWILRHPAKIQTIVGTMNSNRLKEICKASDVELTRQEWYEIYLAAGNKLP